The following coding sequences lie in one Zingiber officinale cultivar Zhangliang chromosome 2B, Zo_v1.1, whole genome shotgun sequence genomic window:
- the LOC122048751 gene encoding uncharacterized protein LOC122048751: protein MERPAENVPPDPNRIPTSVFARTKSSTPMEWSAASNESLFSIHVVSFKGHAADAPAFSMDGSFPRQSGESFAFPMTTTEAANAAAMKEVMCINAEEKARKEGADRSLSHRSDESFAFPVLTGEKTGVGSKKVEAAGDAESGEPQPETQKATEQKARNEKTLTAITE from the exons ATGGAGAGGCCGGCCGAGAACGTGCCGCCGGACCCGAACCGGATCCCTACGTCGGTGTTCGCGAGGACGAAGTCGTCGACGCCCATGGAGTGGAGCGCCGCGTCGAACGAATCGCTGTTCAGCATCCACGTGGTCAGCTTCAAGGGCCACGCGGCGGATGCGCCGGCGTTCTCGATGGACGGCAGCTTTCCGCGACAGTCGGGCGAGTCGTTCGCGTTCCCGATGACGACGACGGAGGCGGCCAACGCGGCGGCGATGAAGGAGGTCATGTGCATCAATGCAGAAGAGAAGGCGCGTAAAGAAGGCGCCGACCGCAGCTTGTCCCACCGCTCCGACGAGTCTTTCGCTTTCCCCGT ATTGACTGGCGAAAAAACTGGCGTTGGCtcgaagaaggtggaagctgcaGGAGATGCAGAGAGTGGCGAGCCGCAACCGGAGACCCAAAAGGCCACAGAGCAAAAGGCAAG GAATGAGAAGACGCTGACTGCGATCACAGAATGA